The Thiobacillus sp. genome contains the following window.
TTTTCGCGCCACTCATTGCAGGTAGCCACCAGTTCGGCCGGGATCTCCGCATACTCGAATTTCATGCCCTGGGAGGCGTCATCCCAAACGACGGCCTTCATCTTCACCAGGTCCACCACGCCCTCGAACTTGTCCTCGGCGCCAATGGGCACCTGCAGAGGTATGGGGTTGGCCTTCAGGCGCAACTTCATCTGCTCGTAAACCCGGAAGAAGTTGGCGCCCTGGCGATCCATCTTGTTCACGAAGGCCAGACGAGGCACGCCGTATTTGTTGGCCTGCCGCCACACCGTCTCGGACTGGGGCTGCACACCACCAACGGCGCAATACACCATGCAGGCACCGTCCAGCACGCGCATGGAGCGTTCCACCTCGATGGTGAAGTCCACGTGGCCAGGGGTGTCGATGATGTTTACACGGTGCTCGGGGAGGGAGAGATCCATACCCTTCCAGAAGCAGGTGGTGGCGGCGGAAGTGATGGTGATGCCGCGCTCCTGCTCCTGCTCCATCCAGTCCATGGTGGCCGCACCATCGTGCACTTCGCCGATCTTATGGTTGACACCGGTGTAGAACAGGACGCGCTCTGTCGTGGTGGTCTTGCCCGCGTCGATATGGGCGGAAATACCAATGTTGCGATAGCGCTCGATGGGGGTCTTGCGTGCCACGGTCGTGAATCCTTGTGATTATCAGAAGCGGAAGTGAGAGAAGGCCTTGTTGGCCTCGGCCATGCGGTGAACTTCCTCACGCTTCTTCATGGCCGACCCTCGGCCCTCCGCCGCGTCAAGCAACTCGCCCGCCAGGCGTTGCCCCATGGATTTCTCGCCGCGCTTGCGGGCAGCTTCCTTGATCCAGCGCATGGCCAAGGCTGCGCGACGGGCGGGACGAACTTCCACGGGCACCTGATAGTTGGCACCACCGACACGACGGGACTTTACCTCAACCACGGGACGCACATTGGACATGGCCTGGCTGAACACCTCCACCGGGTCCTTGCCGCTCTTCTTGTTGATCTGCTCGAAGGCACCATAGACGATCCGCTCGGCCACCGCCTTCTTGCCGCTGTTCATGATCACGTTCATGAACTTGGCCACTTCGGTGCTACCAAACTTGGGATCCGGCAGGACGATACGCTTGGGTACTTCGCGACGACGGGGCATGTCTAACTCCTTGTCTGTTGCTTGCCGGCTTACTTGCCGGTCTTGGCACGCTTGGCGCCGTATTTGGAACGGGACTGCTTACGGTCCTTGACACCGGCGGTATCCAGGCTGCCGCGCACGATGTGGTAGCGCACACCGGGCAAGTCCTTCACACGACCACCGCGCACCAGCACCACGGAGTGCTCCTGCAGGTTGTGGCCTTCGCCACCGATGTAGCCGATGATCTCGAAGCCATTGGAAAGACGCACTTTCGCGACTTTACGCAGAGCCGAGTTCGGCTTCTTGGGGGTGGTGGTGTACACACGGGTGCAAACCCCCCGCTTCTGGGGGCATGACTCCATGGCGGGCACTTTGCTCTTCTCGATCGGAGCCTGACGGGGCTTCCTTACCAATTGGTTGATGGTCGGCATCTAACGCAATCCCAACAAAACGCTGAATGTATCGACCCGCGGTGCACGCCAAGACAGCGCACACCGCGGGTCGCCTGGAAAAAGACTTTGGATGGTAGTGGTCACCACCAAGCCTGTCAAGCCAATTTAACGCGCTTAACGGGCTTATTCACCACCTTCCTGGGCGACCTCGGTCACGATCACGATCTCCTCCCCCTCCTGTACTGGCATTTCCATGCCGGCCTGCCCCTTGCGGTTGCGGTGATAGGCCAGACCCGTACCAGCGGGGATGAGGCGCCCGACGATAACGTTTTCCTTCAGGCCCCGCAGATCGTCCCGCTTGGCCATGATGGCGGCCTCGGTCAGTACCCGGGTGGTTTCCTGGAAGGAGGCGGCGGAGATGAAGGAGTCCGTGGACAGGGAGGCCTTGGTAATACCCAGCAGGATATTGTCGTAGACAGCGGGCATCTTGCCTTCCGACACCATCTGGTCATTGGCTTGCAGCACCTCGGAACGCTCCACCTGCTCGCCCGGGATGAAACCGGTGTCACCCGGGTCGCTGACGTTGACGCGCCGCAGCATCTGGCGGACCACCACCTCGATGTGCTTGTCGTTGATCTTCACACCCTGGAGACGGTAAACGTCCTGGACTTCGTCGATGACATAGCGGGCCAGGGCTTCGATGCCCTGCAATTTGAGGATGTCGTGGGGATCCTGGGGACCGTCCACGATCATCTCGCCCTTCTGCACCACTTGACCATCGTGCACGGTGACGTGCTTGTCCTTGGGAATCAGGTATTCGTGGGGCACGCCGTCCATGTCGGTAATGACCAGGCGCTGCTTGCCCTTGGTGTCCTTGCCAAAGGATATGGTGCCGGTAAGTTCGGCCAGCACGCCGGCATCCTTCGGCGAACGCGCCTCGAACAACTCGGCCACCCGGGGCAGACCACCGGTGATGTCCCGCGTCTTGGAGGTTTCCTGGGGGATTCGCGCCAGCACGTCGCCCACGTTCACCTCCTGGCCGTCCTTCACGGTGA
Protein-coding sequences here:
- the rpsG gene encoding 30S ribosomal protein S7 yields the protein MPRRREVPKRIVLPDPKFGSTEVAKFMNVIMNSGKKAVAERIVYGAFEQINKKSGKDPVEVFSQAMSNVRPVVEVKSRRVGGANYQVPVEVRPARRAALAMRWIKEAARKRGEKSMGQRLAGELLDAAEGRGSAMKKREEVHRMAEANKAFSHFRF
- the rpsL gene encoding 30S ribosomal protein S12, with the translated sequence MPTINQLVRKPRQAPIEKSKVPAMESCPQKRGVCTRVYTTTPKKPNSALRKVAKVRLSNGFEIIGYIGGEGHNLQEHSVVLVRGGRVKDLPGVRYHIVRGSLDTAGVKDRKQSRSKYGAKRAKTGK